The sequence CAGGTCGGTTCGAACCGGCAGGTCGACCCCATCTTAAGGGGTGAGAGGTGGCGCTGGTAAAAGCGAACCGCCGCCACCAGGGGCCGGGCGAGCCCGCGCGCTGCGGGAATGGGCTCGCCGGCCGTGTTGTAGTCAATCATTGCGCTTCCGGCGCGCGGCTTTGCGCAGTGCCTTGACGATGTCCGCCCGCAGCTCCTCACTCGTCGCCGATCCGCTGCGCGGGAGCGCCCGGACCACCACGTCGGCACCCCGCGGCAAAACGTCGGGCGAGTCCATCAAGGACATGCAGACATGCCGAAGCCGCCGG is a genomic window of Corynebacterium massiliense DSM 45435 containing:
- the yidD gene encoding membrane protein insertion efficiency factor YidD, with the translated sequence MIDYNTAGEPIPAARGLARPLVAAVRFYQRHLSPLKMGSTCRFEPTCSAYALEAISTHGAVKGLGLSAVRLFKCGPWHPGGYDPVRTTT